The Streptomyces tendae genome has a window encoding:
- a CDS encoding DUF4365 domain-containing protein → MMEQLQEGYVSSVAASAGCSAEVIGKDTFGVDVQFIRPAASHVQQEAMLFAQLKCTTQVTPDRDTKSFQYRFSKREYFEGLAAPRTYPKKILIVMTVPYEQLSWTEVVDGGLLVKRECYWTHLEGQTSALVKPVIDVPTENLFDAAALVKIMERQDRGETLDG, encoded by the coding sequence ATGATGGAGCAGCTCCAAGAGGGGTACGTCTCCAGTGTGGCCGCGAGCGCCGGCTGCTCGGCTGAGGTGATCGGCAAGGACACCTTCGGAGTCGATGTCCAGTTCATTCGACCTGCCGCCTCGCATGTCCAACAGGAGGCCATGCTCTTCGCTCAGCTGAAGTGCACCACGCAGGTCACCCCCGACCGCGACACCAAGTCGTTTCAGTACAGGTTCTCGAAGCGGGAGTACTTTGAGGGCCTGGCCGCCCCGCGCACGTACCCGAAGAAGATCCTTATCGTCATGACGGTGCCGTATGAACAGCTCTCATGGACGGAGGTTGTGGACGGCGGCCTACTGGTCAAGCGTGAGTGCTACTGGACGCACCTGGAGGGCCAGACGTCAGCTCTGGTCAAGCCGGTGATCGACGTACCAACAGAAAACCTGTTTGATGCTGCTGCATTAGTCAAGATCATGGAAAGGCAGGACAGGGGTGAGACACTTGATGGATAA
- a CDS encoding restriction endonuclease, translating into MIDAVYAGGTFGHSGDDPISKLVPGTGNQGGFRYAGSPAQGTVRLAVLYTSGGAVDWPDHLDVETGTFTYYGDNRTPGRGLHETPRKGNVLLRDAFELSHGTAQQRASGVPPFLLFEKVTPGRSVRFRGLLAPGGPTLAPDDELSAIWRASGARRFQNYRARFTVLAEASVPRTWIRHLLAGGDPLGGDCPEAWRTWVESRVYRPLLAPATTVIRSTAQQLPSDPVGEAILSEIREYFRGRETEFEACAVAIWRLIAPATGTVDVTRPSRDGGRDAVGSYVLGPSAAPISIDFALEAKCYGPGNSVGVREVSRLISRIRHRNFGVLVTTSHFNQQVQSEVHEDGHPIALVCGRDITDALRQHGRTTPAAVKDWLQQSFPRTQAGSEQRLDRTAGQDPARGR; encoded by the coding sequence GTGATTGACGCGGTCTACGCCGGTGGGACCTTCGGGCACTCTGGCGATGACCCCATCAGCAAGCTGGTCCCCGGTACCGGCAACCAGGGAGGATTTCGCTACGCCGGGTCGCCGGCGCAGGGGACCGTCCGCTTGGCTGTGCTGTACACCAGTGGCGGTGCTGTGGACTGGCCGGACCACCTGGATGTGGAGACCGGTACCTTCACTTATTACGGCGACAACCGGACCCCGGGTAGGGGGCTTCACGAGACGCCGCGCAAGGGTAACGTGCTGCTGCGCGATGCCTTCGAGCTCTCACATGGCACCGCACAGCAACGGGCCAGCGGCGTGCCGCCGTTCTTGCTTTTCGAGAAGGTTACGCCTGGCCGGAGTGTCCGTTTCCGCGGGTTGCTAGCGCCCGGGGGGCCGACTCTGGCGCCGGACGATGAACTCTCCGCCATCTGGCGGGCATCTGGCGCCCGCCGGTTCCAGAACTACCGCGCCCGCTTCACGGTGTTGGCCGAAGCCAGTGTCCCGCGTACCTGGATCCGCCACCTGCTGGCGGGTGGAGATCCTCTCGGGGGCGACTGTCCGGAAGCCTGGCGGACCTGGGTAGAAAGCCGTGTCTACAGGCCGCTGCTGGCCCCTGCTACGACGGTCATACGCTCGACAGCTCAGCAGCTGCCCAGCGATCCGGTCGGCGAAGCCATCCTGTCGGAAATCCGGGAGTACTTCCGCGGGCGCGAAACAGAGTTCGAGGCCTGTGCCGTGGCTATCTGGCGTCTGATTGCGCCGGCCACCGGGACGGTGGACGTGACACGCCCCAGCCGGGACGGTGGCCGCGATGCCGTCGGCTCGTACGTCCTCGGGCCGTCGGCAGCTCCCATCAGCATCGACTTCGCCCTGGAGGCCAAGTGCTACGGGCCGGGCAACAGCGTTGGGGTCAGAGAAGTCTCCCGGCTCATCTCCCGCATTCGACACCGGAACTTCGGAGTCCTCGTCACCACCTCGCACTTCAACCAGCAGGTCCAGAGCGAGGTACACGAAGACGGGCATCCGATCGCCCTGGTCTGCGGGCGTGACATCACAGACGCGCTCCGCCAGCACGGCAGGACCACTCCCGCGGCGGTGAAGGACTGGCTGCAACAGAGCTTCCCTCGGACTCAGGCGGGCTCGGAGCAGAGACTCGATCGAACCGCTGGGCAAGATCCTGCGCGTGGCAGATGA
- a CDS encoding HNH endonuclease has protein sequence MPVETSENDETRAPDGTPWWDLTIQPGTKAKPFGQEKRLAAWLWFNKSLGDTFTMRELRAALGPDIADNAEHLNRRLRELRKCDWSIPSQRTDSTLAQDEYRLKAKGGQIWLPGERDKYKKFAPSARIRRLVMDQDGSRCRICGLGPDDTYYEDGERVRLTIGHLVPQERLKSRGARDDLSNWRTECSRCNETVRDEVPDPEQLDEVLAGLKRLTAKEAGQLLEWMRKGERPRSRVDQAYDRARRLAAPDRDRVIGNLAERLGEKG, from the coding sequence ATGCCTGTCGAGACCAGTGAAAACGACGAGACCCGAGCGCCTGACGGGACGCCGTGGTGGGACCTCACCATCCAGCCCGGAACAAAGGCGAAGCCCTTCGGCCAGGAGAAGCGCCTCGCCGCCTGGCTGTGGTTCAACAAGAGCCTGGGTGACACGTTCACGATGCGGGAGCTGCGTGCTGCCCTGGGGCCGGATATCGCCGACAACGCCGAGCACCTCAACCGGCGCCTGCGAGAACTCCGCAAATGCGACTGGAGCATCCCCTCCCAGCGGACCGACAGCACCTTGGCTCAGGACGAATACCGGCTCAAGGCTAAGGGCGGACAGATCTGGCTTCCCGGTGAGAGGGACAAGTACAAGAAGTTCGCCCCCAGCGCCCGCATCCGCCGCCTGGTCATGGACCAGGACGGTTCGCGGTGCAGGATCTGCGGGTTGGGGCCCGACGATACGTACTACGAGGACGGGGAACGGGTCCGGCTCACCATCGGTCATCTGGTTCCGCAGGAGCGGCTGAAGTCTCGAGGGGCCCGGGACGATCTCAGCAACTGGCGCACTGAGTGCTCCCGCTGCAACGAGACTGTGCGTGATGAGGTCCCCGACCCGGAACAGCTCGACGAAGTCCTGGCTGGGCTCAAGCGGCTCACCGCCAAAGAAGCAGGACAGCTTCTCGAATGGATGCGGAAGGGCGAGCGACCGCGGTCCCGGGTCGACCAGGCATACGACCGCGCACGCCGACTGGCTGCGCCAGACCGTGACCGAGTCATCGGAAATTTGGCCGAGCGCCTCGGCGAGAAGGGCTGA